The Henckelia pumila isolate YLH828 chromosome 2, ASM3356847v2, whole genome shotgun sequence genome includes a window with the following:
- the LOC140884950 gene encoding transcription repressor OFP15-like yields the protein MTKKMKLPFPLKSTENAAPWLWPTCVNNPRTLSFRSKYSNESTYKITNHDSTPPDSFLSAVASFNSENLSNPNDIINEESAATAVIQGLKSNRLFFEPGETSSILEEAAAKGKSTPRTKNIKILAMDSRDPFADFRASMEEMVEAHGLKDDWDWLEELLAYYLKVNCRSNHGYIVGAFVDLLLHLAKVSSSSSTPHCSFTSHVSVPSSTCSSPSPCLSNEETSLD from the coding sequence ATGACCAAGAAAATGAAGCTGCCATTTCCGCTCAAATCCACAGAAAACGCCGCCCCTTGGCTGTGGCCAACCTGTGTAAACAACCCCAGAACCCTCTCCTTTCGTTCAAAGTACTCCAACGAAAGCACGTACAAGATTACCAACCATGACTCCACCCCACCAGATTCATTTCTCAGCGCCGTCGCCTCTTTCAACTCGGAGAATCTTTCCAATCCAAACGACATTATTAACGAAGAATCCGCAGCCACAGCGGTGATTCAAGGCTTGAAATCCAACAGGCTCTTCTTCGAACCAGGGGAGACCAGCTCCATCCTGGAAGAAGCAGCAGCCAAAGGCAAAAGTACCCCACGTACCAAAAACATCAAAATCTTGGCCATGGATTCCAGGGACCCCTTCGCAGACTTCagggcttcaatggaggaaatGGTGGAAGCCCATGGTTTGAAAGACGATTGGGATTGGTTGGAGGAGCTTTTGGCTTACTATTTGAAAGTAAATTGCAGGAGTAATCACGGGTATATCGTGGGAGCTTTCGTGGATTTGCTGCTGCATCTTGCTAaagtttcttcttcttcttctacaCCTCACTGTTCTTTCACTTCTCACGTGTCGGTTCCTTCTTCCACTTGTTCTTCACCCAGCCCATGTTTGTCAAATGAAGAAACGTCATtagattaa
- the LOC140880648 gene encoding ubiquitin-conjugating enzyme E2 variant 1C-like — MTLGSGGSSIVVPRNFRLLEELERGEKGIGDGTVSYGMDDGDDIYMRSWTGTIIGPHNSVHEGRIYQLKLFCDKDYPEKPPAVRFHSRINMTCVNHENGVVESKKFGLLANWQREYTMEDLLTQLKKEMASPHNRKLVQPPEGTYF; from the exons ATGACCCTCGGTTCGGGAGGATCCAGCATCGTGG TCCCTCGAAACTTCAGGTTGCTTGAGGAACTTGAACGTGGAGAAAAGGGAATTGGAGATGGCACTGTAAGCTATGGAATGGATGATGGAGATGACATTTATATGCGATCCTGGACTGGTACCATAATAGGTCCTCACAAC TCTGTACATGAAGGGCGGATATACCAGTTGAAGCTATTTTGCGACAAAGATTATCCAGAGAAGCCTCCTGCAGTTCGTTTTCATTCTCGGATTAACATGACATGCGTAAACCATGAAAATGGAGTG GTGGAATCAAAAAAGTTTGGACTTTTAGCAAATTGGCAAAGAGAATACACCATGGAAGACTTACTGACTCAGTTGAAGAAAGAGATGGCTTCTCCTCATAACCGTAAGTTGGTCCAGCCCCCCGAAGGTACCTATTTCTAG
- the LOC140884893 gene encoding transcription repressor OFP6-like, with the protein MSKLKKDYILNSVAVDLGCISTCRKPKISSILGPNPKTHRPRASSCSAASPSSWSTTTTSSVFNTPRSVLHSDSTYSEIKSLKAVLQGFGRIGGESVAVEKDSDDPYLDFRHSMLQMILEKQIYAKDDLKELLHCFLQLNSPYYHGIIVRAFTEIWNGVYSIRPNAASSSSPNFHGT; encoded by the coding sequence ATGTCCAAACTCAAGAAAGACTACATTCTCAATTCAGTCGCCGTAGATTTAGGGTGCATCAGCACCTGCCGGAAGCCCAAAATCTCCTCCATACTCGGCCCAAACCCAAAAACCCACCGACCACGGGCCTCCTCCTGCTCCGCCGCCTCCCCCAGCTCCTGGAGCACCACCACTACCTCCTCCGTCTTCAACACCCCAAGATCAGTACTCCACTCCGACAGTACCTACTCAGAAATCAAGAGCCTGAAGGCCGTCCTGCAGGGATTCGGCAGGATCGGCGGCGAGAGCGTGGCGGTGGAGAAAGATTCCGACGACCCGTACCTGGACTTCCGCCACTCCATGCTGCAGATGATCCTGGAGAAGCAGATTTACGCCAAAGATGACCTGAAAGAGCTTCTCCACTGCTTCTTGCAGCTGAATTCTCCGTACTATCATGGGATCATCGTCAGAGCTTTCACGGAGATCTGGAACGGAGTTTACTCCATCAGGCCCAACGCCgcctcttcttcttctccgAACTTTCATGGCACGTGA